GTGGTGCCGGCGGGCAGATCGCTAAACCAGAAGGCCAGACAGCACGGCAGCAGCAAGAACAGCCGGAGCAGTGTACTTTGCTTCATCAGAGACTCCTTGCGAATGAGCGGAAGCGCAGGTCTCAGGAGGCTTGCCGCACGACGGCAAGCGCAGTGCGGCGCATCACCGAATCGCGCACGATCAAGCGCGGCTCCAACAGAATACGGCGCCGTTCCGCCTCGGGCTGGCGCAATCGGCGAAACAGCAGTCTGACTGCCATCTCCCCCATCTTTTCAACGGGCTGCGCCACGGTGGTCAGCGCCGGAGAGAGGTAGGTCGCAAAGCTGGGATCATCAAAGGTGATGAGTGACATGTTCTGCGGCACCTGGCAGCGATCTTCCTTCAGCGCCTCCAGGGCGCCCATCGCAATCAGGTCGCCGGCAGTGAAAATCGCGGTGGGCGGATCCTGCAGCTTGAGCAACAGCTTGGTTTCCAAGTAGCCGTTGTAATTGCGGAAGTCGTCACCCACGATTAGGCGTTCGTCAACCGGCAGGCCGGCGTCGCGCAGCGCCTGGCGATAGCCTTGCAAGCGGCCCGCGTTGACGTAGGTGCCGGGCAGACCCTGGATGAAGGCAATCTGGCGGTGACCCTCGCGAATCAGATATTCAGTGGCCAAATAGGCGCCGCGGAGGTTGTCCACGCTCACCGCATCCACGGCCAGCCCGGGAAAGCAACGATCGACCATCACCCAGGCCGTGCCCGCCGCTTCGATCTGTTCGAAATGTTGCGTCTCCTGGCCCACCGGCGCGATGATCAGGCCGTCGACTTTTTTTTCGATCAGCACTTTGGTGGATTCCGCTTCGATGATGGTGTTCTCATCGGCATCATACACGAAAATGCTGTAACCCGACTTGCGCAGTTCGCCGGCGATGCTTTTGACCAACGTGGCAAAAAAGGGATTGGCGAGATCGGGCACGATCACGCCGATTTCGTGCGTCTGCTGCAACCGCAGGCCGCGCGCGAGCTTGTTGGGCCGATAGCCGAGTTCCTTGGCGGCT
This DNA window, taken from bacterium, encodes the following:
- a CDS encoding LacI family transcriptional regulator, producing the protein MSTRLLEIAEKTGFSVSTVSRVLHDHSNKYKISAHTKELVQKAAKELGYRPNKLARGLRLQQTHEIGVIVPDLANPFFATLVKSIAGELRKSGYSIFVYDADENTIIEAESTKVLIEKKVDGLIIAPVGQETQHFEQIEAAGTAWVMVDRCFPGLAVDAVSVDNLRGAYLATEYLIREGHRQIAFIQGLPGTYVNAGRLQGYRQALRDAGLPVDERLIVGDDFRNYNGYLETKLLLKLQDPPTAIFTAGDLIAMGALEALKEDRCQVPQNMSLITFDDPSFATYLSPALTTVAQPVEKMGEMAVRLLFRRLRQPEAERRRILLEPRLIVRDSVMRRTALAVVRQAS